One region of Ornithinibacter aureus genomic DNA includes:
- a CDS encoding Pls/PosA family non-ribosomal peptide synthetase, which translates to MEPSTPSGEPSQRDLDVTDPLLRAHLAPEPRTLVDILRATADAHPDSPAIDNGREVLTYDELLDAAQELATALRSDGVRRGDRVGVRIPSGTTDLYVAITGILLAGAAYVPVDHDDPDERARVVFGEAGVAAIVGTDLVIRSGPAARPDADPDEAAEEDPELTDDAWVIFTSGSTGLPKGVAVSHRNAAAFVDAESRMFLQQRPIGPGDRVMAGLSVAFDASCEEMWLAWRYGACLVPAPRSLVRSGMDLGPWLVANDITIVSTVPTLVALWPADALADVRLLILGGEACPPEIGARLATDTREVWNTYGPTEATVVACGAQLDGQPPVRIGLPLDGWDLAVVDAQGQRVPDGEPGELIIGGVGLARYLDPEKDAAVYAPMPGLGWERAYRSGDVVRFDGVGLVFQGRADDQVKVGGRRIELGEVDSALLGLPGVSGAAAAVKRTEAGNRLLVGYVTADAGFDPKAAAEQLRASMPAALVPRIAVVDTLPTRTSGKIDRDALPWPPPGASRGTGATASGTPDLELDGTAAWIAGHWAAILGSPPSAPDEDFFDLGGGSLSAAQLVSKLRERHPDVTVADVYEHPVLADLAQTLDAMAAPTGRTNASVSPVPRDTQVAQVLGTVVVRSIGALRWLTWIGLGLLVVHRVLDAPWLPSIAWGWVLVGWLLLINPFGRVLLGAAAARLVLRGVGPGRYPRGGRVHLRLWLAERLVDELGATNLSAAPLVRVYAKLLGCRVGRHVDLHSIPPVTGLLTLSTGCSIEPEVDLAGHWLDGGHVYIGAMAVGEEARVGARSTLLPGADIGDRAEVAPGSAVFGPVPADEAWSGAPAGPSGAARGPWTPERPPNRRVWVLAYAASAIVLSLMPVLAVLAGVTVALPELSAATDLAGLVTAALLWLPVATVVGLVVLVGLVLVTVRLLSIGLEPGHHPVHGLRAWQAWSVLRVLDEARTWLFPLYSSSLTPWWLRALGADIGPDVEASTVLMLPTFVTVRAGAFLADDTLVGGYELGGGWLRVEPVRVGKGAFVGNSGMAAPGRKVPKHALVAVLSAAPQRGTAKAGSSWLGSPPRPLRRDTESGDTTRTHAPPTRLRVARALVELARIVAVWVHMAIIVLSAAALLALVDAGALWAIVFGGPVLLVAGAVAVGVTTVAKWLLVGRLRPSEHPLWSSFVWRNELADTFVEVVAAPWFARAAVGTSVLNVWLRSMGARVGRGVWCETYWLPEADLIDLRDGATVGRGCVVQTHLFHDRILAMDRVTIADGGTLGPNSVILPAARIGRHATVGPVSLVMRGESVPDKTRWIGNPVGPWAEPE; encoded by the coding sequence GTGGAGCCTTCGACGCCGTCAGGCGAACCCTCGCAGCGTGACCTCGACGTGACCGACCCGCTGCTGCGTGCCCACCTCGCTCCGGAGCCGCGCACCCTCGTCGACATCCTGCGCGCCACCGCCGATGCACATCCCGACTCCCCGGCCATCGACAACGGCCGCGAGGTCCTGACCTACGACGAACTGCTCGACGCCGCCCAGGAGCTCGCGACGGCGCTGCGCAGCGACGGTGTCCGGCGTGGCGACCGGGTCGGGGTGCGCATCCCGTCGGGGACCACCGACCTCTACGTCGCGATCACCGGCATCCTGCTTGCCGGTGCGGCGTACGTGCCGGTCGACCACGACGACCCAGACGAGCGGGCGAGAGTCGTCTTCGGCGAGGCCGGGGTCGCCGCGATCGTCGGCACCGACCTCGTCATCCGATCCGGCCCGGCCGCGCGGCCCGACGCAGACCCCGACGAGGCTGCGGAGGAGGACCCCGAGCTCACCGACGACGCCTGGGTCATCTTCACCTCGGGCTCGACCGGCCTGCCCAAGGGCGTCGCCGTCAGCCACCGCAACGCCGCCGCCTTCGTCGACGCCGAGTCGCGGATGTTCCTCCAGCAGCGCCCGATCGGCCCGGGCGACCGGGTCATGGCAGGTCTGTCCGTCGCGTTCGACGCCAGCTGCGAGGAGATGTGGCTCGCCTGGCGGTACGGCGCCTGCCTCGTGCCGGCACCGCGCTCCCTCGTGCGCTCGGGCATGGACCTCGGGCCCTGGCTGGTCGCCAACGACATCACCATCGTCTCGACCGTGCCCACCCTCGTCGCCCTCTGGCCGGCCGACGCCCTCGCCGACGTCCGACTGCTCATCCTCGGCGGCGAGGCGTGCCCTCCCGAGATCGGCGCGCGCCTGGCCACCGACACCCGCGAGGTCTGGAACACCTACGGACCCACCGAGGCCACCGTCGTCGCCTGCGGTGCCCAGCTCGACGGCCAGCCCCCCGTGCGCATCGGCCTCCCGCTCGACGGCTGGGACCTCGCCGTCGTCGACGCGCAGGGCCAGCGCGTGCCCGACGGCGAGCCGGGCGAGCTGATCATCGGCGGGGTGGGCCTGGCCCGCTACCTCGACCCCGAGAAGGATGCCGCGGTGTACGCCCCGATGCCGGGCCTGGGCTGGGAGCGCGCCTACCGCAGCGGCGACGTCGTCCGCTTCGACGGCGTGGGTCTGGTCTTCCAGGGGCGTGCCGACGACCAGGTCAAGGTCGGTGGTCGACGGATCGAGCTCGGTGAGGTCGACAGCGCCCTGCTCGGCCTCCCCGGGGTCAGCGGAGCCGCCGCTGCGGTCAAGCGCACCGAGGCGGGCAACCGGCTGCTCGTCGGCTACGTCACCGCCGACGCGGGCTTCGACCCCAAGGCCGCGGCCGAGCAGCTGCGCGCGTCGATGCCGGCCGCCCTCGTCCCGCGCATCGCCGTCGTCGACACCCTGCCCACCCGCACCTCGGGGAAGATCGACCGCGACGCCCTGCCGTGGCCGCCACCCGGCGCGTCCCGCGGAACCGGTGCCACGGCATCCGGCACCCCCGACCTCGAGCTCGACGGCACGGCCGCCTGGATCGCCGGGCACTGGGCCGCCATCCTCGGCTCGCCGCCCTCCGCCCCCGACGAGGACTTCTTCGACCTCGGTGGGGGGAGCCTCAGCGCAGCCCAGCTGGTCTCCAAACTGCGCGAACGGCATCCGGACGTCACCGTCGCCGACGTCTACGAGCACCCCGTCCTCGCCGACCTCGCGCAGACCCTCGATGCCATGGCGGCCCCGACCGGCCGCACCAACGCCTCGGTCTCGCCGGTCCCGCGCGACACCCAGGTCGCGCAGGTGCTCGGCACCGTCGTCGTGCGGTCGATCGGGGCGCTGCGCTGGCTGACGTGGATCGGTCTCGGGCTGCTCGTCGTGCACCGGGTCCTCGACGCGCCGTGGCTGCCGAGCATCGCGTGGGGCTGGGTGCTCGTCGGATGGCTGCTCCTCATCAACCCCTTCGGGCGGGTGCTTCTCGGTGCCGCCGCTGCGCGCCTGGTGCTGCGCGGGGTCGGCCCCGGTCGCTACCCCCGCGGTGGCCGGGTGCACCTGCGGCTCTGGCTCGCCGAGCGACTGGTTGACGAACTGGGGGCCACGAACCTGTCGGCCGCGCCCCTCGTTCGCGTCTACGCGAAACTGCTCGGATGCCGGGTGGGTCGCCACGTCGACCTCCACAGCATCCCGCCGGTCACCGGTCTGCTCACGCTCAGCACCGGCTGCTCCATCGAGCCCGAAGTCGACCTGGCAGGGCACTGGCTCGACGGCGGCCACGTGTACATCGGGGCGATGGCCGTCGGTGAGGAGGCCCGCGTCGGGGCGCGCAGCACCCTGCTCCCCGGGGCGGACATCGGCGACCGGGCGGAGGTCGCGCCCGGGTCGGCCGTGTTCGGGCCGGTGCCCGCCGACGAGGCGTGGTCGGGTGCGCCCGCCGGCCCGTCGGGAGCGGCCCGTGGACCGTGGACGCCGGAGCGTCCGCCGAACCGCCGCGTCTGGGTGCTCGCCTACGCCGCGTCGGCCATCGTGCTGTCGCTGATGCCGGTGCTCGCCGTGCTCGCCGGCGTCACCGTCGCGCTGCCCGAGCTTTCCGCGGCCACCGACCTGGCCGGGCTGGTGACCGCGGCGCTGCTGTGGCTGCCGGTCGCCACCGTCGTCGGTCTCGTCGTGCTCGTGGGGCTGGTGCTCGTCACGGTGCGGCTGCTCTCGATCGGTCTCGAACCGGGCCACCACCCCGTGCACGGTCTGCGGGCGTGGCAGGCCTGGTCGGTGCTGCGGGTGCTTGACGAGGCGCGCACCTGGCTGTTCCCGCTCTACTCCTCGAGCCTGACCCCGTGGTGGCTGCGGGCCCTCGGCGCCGACATCGGCCCCGACGTCGAGGCCTCGACCGTGCTCATGCTGCCGACGTTCGTCACGGTGCGCGCTGGGGCCTTCCTCGCGGACGACACCCTCGTCGGTGGCTACGAACTCGGCGGTGGCTGGCTGCGCGTCGAGCCCGTGCGCGTCGGCAAGGGCGCGTTCGTCGGCAACTCCGGCATGGCGGCGCCCGGCCGCAAGGTGCCCAAGCACGCCCTGGTCGCCGTGTTGTCGGCCGCGCCGCAACGGGGGACCGCCAAGGCCGGCAGTTCCTGGCTCGGCAGCCCACCCCGACCGCTGCGCCGCGACACCGAGAGCGGCGACACCACCCGTACCCATGCGCCGCCGACGCGGCTGCGGGTGGCTCGCGCCCTCGTCGAACTCGCCCGCATCGTCGCGGTGTGGGTGCACATGGCCATCATCGTGCTCAGTGCCGCGGCCCTGCTCGCCCTGGTCGACGCCGGGGCGTTGTGGGCGATCGTGTTCGGGGGGCCGGTGCTGCTCGTCGCGGGCGCCGTGGCCGTCGGGGTCACGACGGTCGCCAAGTGGCTGCTCGTCGGGCGCCTTCGACCGTCGGAGCACCCGCTGTGGAGCTCGTTCGTCTGGCGCAACGAGCTCGCCGACACCTTCGTCGAGGTCGTGGCCGCCCCGTGGTTCGCCCGGGCCGCCGTCGGCACGTCCGTGCTCAACGTCTGGTTGCGAAGCATGGGGGCTCGGGTGGGCCGCGGCGTGTGGTGCGAGACCTATTGGTTGCCCGAGGCCGACCTCATCGACCTGCGCGACGGGGCGACAGTGGGGCGCGGGTGTGTGGTCCAGACCCACCTGTTCCATGACAGGATCCTCGCGATGGACCGGGTGACGATCGCAGACGGGGGCACACTGGGCCCCAACTCCGTCATCCTCCCGGCAGCTCGCATCGGGCGCCACGCCACCGTCGGGCCGGTCTCGCTCGTCATGCGCGGGGAGTCGGTGCCCGACAAGACCCGGTGGATCGGCAACCCCGTCGGCCCGTGGGCTGAGCCCGAGTGA
- a CDS encoding DEAD/DEAH box helicase — MTDRDREAQSFDLLHPVVQHHVVNSLGWPGLRPLQTASIVPVLRGDDALLVAPTAGGKTEAAMLPLLTRMANDEWQGVSVLYVCPLKALLNNLEPRLATYAGWLGREASVRHGDTAAGVRRRQATARPSVLLTTPESLEAMLVSTLLDAPHMFGDLRAVVVDEVHAFAGDDRGWHLLAVLERLGTLVGRPLQRIGLSATVGNPDALLEWLQGRERSRPRTVIAPPTASSTAPELALDHVGNVGNAAKVVNGIHLGEKRLVFADSRRTVEGLAVALRGLETQTYVSHSSLSVDERRRAETAFAEARDCVIVSTSTLELGIDVGDLDRVVQLGAPNTVASVLQRLGRTGRRPGSTRNLTFLATEDDELLRAAGLLLLLDEGFVEPVVAPPEPLHVAAQQLLGSALQKGRISLAEESSWICGLGLADEVRVAEICEWLVETAHLDTDQGLAFIGPRAEARYGRRNFMDLLAVFTAAPEVVVVHGRREVGSVDPMLLVAKVTGPRVIALAGRPWLVTHIDWRRRRAYVEPSDRTGRSRWTGEPRAYSLELSDAVRRVLLGATPVGAELTTRAMNRLGSLREQYRHRVAPDASVVTEDDGRVRWWTFAGAGANAVLTAALDAVAPDLLDQGTFGNLNITLRSDATAVAVGSAVRRARAEFGSDLVGVTPPVSEQALAKLKFAELLPPHLALGTLSARSTDRRGAALVAGRPVAGG, encoded by the coding sequence ATGACTGACCGCGACCGGGAGGCGCAGTCCTTCGACCTGCTGCACCCGGTCGTGCAGCACCACGTCGTCAACTCGCTCGGCTGGCCAGGGCTGCGGCCGCTGCAGACCGCGTCGATCGTCCCGGTGTTGCGCGGGGACGATGCGCTGCTCGTCGCCCCGACCGCCGGAGGCAAGACGGAGGCCGCGATGCTCCCACTGCTCACCCGCATGGCGAACGATGAGTGGCAGGGCGTGTCGGTGCTCTACGTGTGCCCGCTGAAGGCCCTGCTCAACAACCTGGAACCCCGGCTCGCGACGTATGCCGGCTGGCTTGGCCGTGAGGCCAGCGTGCGCCACGGCGACACCGCTGCCGGTGTGCGTCGCCGACAGGCCACGGCGCGGCCCTCAGTCCTGCTCACGACACCCGAGTCGCTCGAGGCGATGCTCGTCTCGACGCTGCTCGACGCACCGCACATGTTCGGTGATCTGCGTGCCGTCGTCGTCGACGAGGTGCACGCCTTCGCCGGCGACGACCGTGGCTGGCACCTGCTCGCGGTGCTCGAGCGGCTGGGCACGCTGGTCGGTCGCCCACTCCAGCGGATCGGCCTGTCCGCCACTGTCGGCAACCCGGATGCGCTGCTCGAGTGGCTCCAGGGCCGAGAACGCTCGCGACCGCGCACCGTGATCGCGCCACCGACTGCGTCGTCGACAGCACCCGAACTGGCTCTGGACCACGTCGGGAACGTGGGCAACGCCGCGAAGGTCGTCAACGGCATCCACCTCGGGGAGAAACGCCTCGTGTTCGCCGACTCCAGGAGGACCGTCGAGGGGCTCGCAGTTGCCCTGCGTGGGTTGGAAACGCAGACGTACGTCTCCCACTCCTCGTTGTCGGTGGACGAGCGGCGCCGGGCCGAGACGGCCTTCGCCGAGGCACGCGACTGCGTCATCGTCTCCACGTCGACCCTCGAGCTCGGGATCGACGTCGGTGACCTCGACCGCGTCGTGCAACTCGGCGCACCGAACACCGTCGCGTCGGTGCTGCAGCGGCTCGGGCGCACCGGGCGGCGCCCCGGGTCAACCCGCAACCTCACCTTCCTCGCCACCGAGGACGACGAACTGCTCCGCGCCGCGGGTTTGTTGCTGCTGCTGGACGAGGGCTTCGTCGAGCCGGTCGTGGCTCCCCCCGAGCCGCTGCACGTGGCCGCTCAACAACTGCTGGGGTCCGCTCTGCAGAAGGGTCGGATCTCGCTCGCCGAGGAGTCCTCCTGGATCTGCGGGCTCGGCTTGGCCGATGAGGTGCGCGTGGCGGAGATCTGCGAGTGGCTCGTGGAGACCGCCCACCTCGACACCGACCAGGGGCTGGCGTTCATCGGCCCCCGGGCGGAGGCTCGCTACGGACGGCGCAACTTCATGGACCTGCTCGCCGTCTTCACCGCGGCGCCCGAGGTCGTCGTGGTTCACGGCCGGCGGGAAGTCGGCAGCGTCGACCCGATGCTGCTCGTCGCTAAGGTCACCGGCCCGCGGGTCATCGCCCTCGCCGGCCGCCCGTGGCTGGTCACCCACATCGACTGGCGGCGGCGCCGGGCATACGTCGAGCCGAGCGACCGGACTGGTCGCTCACGGTGGACCGGCGAACCTCGCGCCTACTCGCTCGAGCTGTCGGATGCCGTGCGCCGGGTGCTGCTCGGAGCCACGCCCGTGGGTGCCGAGTTGACCACCCGGGCGATGAACCGGCTCGGGTCTCTTCGTGAGCAGTACCGACACCGGGTCGCGCCGGACGCCAGCGTGGTCACCGAGGACGACGGGCGAGTTCGCTGGTGGACCTTCGCGGGGGCAGGCGCGAACGCAGTGCTCACTGCTGCCCTCGACGCGGTGGCACCTGACCTGCTCGACCAGGGCACGTTCGGCAACCTGAACATCACGCTGCGATCCGATGCCACGGCGGTCGCGGTGGGGTCGGCGGTGCGCCGGGCCCGGGCGGAGTTCGGCTCGGACCTCGTGGGCGTGACGCCTCCGGTCAGCGAGCAGGCGCTCGCGAAGCTCAAGTTCGCCGAACTCCTGCCTCCGCACCTGGCGCTTGGCACGCTGTCCGCGCGGAGCACGGACCGCCGGGGTGCAGCGCTTGTCGCCGGCCGTCCCGTGGCCGGAGGCTGA
- the cysM gene encoding cysteine synthase CysM: MSNSGPYPTMEDVIGGTPLVRLQRLPGPENERRGNVLLAKLEGNNPAGSVKDRPAISMIRGAEERGEISPGDTLLEATSGNTGIGLAMAAAISGYPLVIVMPEDASIERIQTMKAYGAELVLTPASGGMEEARDVVTRMEREGRGRVLDQFGNPDNPRAHEVGTGPELWSQTDGRITHFVSAMGTTGTITGVSRFLKSRNPGVQIVGAQPAEGSKIPGIRAWPPEYVPRIFDPSAVDRTVEVSQADAEEMARQLAREEGIFGGISAAGACWTALQVAQEIENATIVFVVCDRGDRYLSSGVFPA, from the coding sequence GTGAGCAACTCTGGGCCGTACCCCACGATGGAGGACGTCATCGGTGGCACCCCGCTGGTGCGTCTGCAGCGCCTTCCGGGGCCGGAGAACGAACGCCGCGGCAACGTGCTGCTTGCCAAGCTCGAAGGCAACAACCCGGCCGGCTCGGTGAAGGACCGGCCGGCGATCAGCATGATCAGGGGCGCCGAGGAGCGCGGGGAGATCTCGCCCGGCGACACCCTGCTGGAAGCCACCTCCGGCAACACCGGGATCGGCCTGGCGATGGCGGCGGCGATCAGCGGGTACCCCCTGGTCATCGTGATGCCCGAGGACGCCTCGATCGAGCGCATCCAGACGATGAAGGCGTACGGAGCAGAGCTCGTGCTCACCCCTGCATCGGGGGGAATGGAAGAGGCCCGCGACGTCGTGACGCGCATGGAGCGCGAAGGGCGCGGCCGGGTCCTGGACCAGTTCGGCAACCCGGACAACCCGCGAGCCCACGAGGTCGGCACGGGCCCGGAGCTCTGGAGCCAGACCGACGGGCGGATCACCCACTTCGTGTCCGCGATGGGGACCACTGGCACGATCACCGGGGTCTCGCGGTTCCTGAAGTCGCGCAACCCCGGGGTGCAGATCGTCGGGGCACAGCCCGCCGAGGGGTCCAAGATCCCGGGCATCCGCGCGTGGCCACCGGAATACGTGCCGAGGATCTTCGACCCCTCGGCCGTCGACCGCACCGTGGAGGTCTCCCAGGCGGACGCCGAGGAGATGGCCCGCCAGCTGGCCCGCGAGGAGGGCATCTTCGGCGGCATCTCCGCGGCAGGCGCGTGCTGGACCGCACTCCAGGTGGCGCAGGAGATCGAGAACGCGACGATCGTCTTCGTGGTCTGCGACCGCGGTGACCGGTACCTCTCCAGCGGCGTGTTCCCCGCCTGA
- a CDS encoding M1 family metallopeptidase, which yields MTGSDPYLPGHGDDRYQVEHYALDLRYKPLGNHLEGRAELSVRAVVDLTDLVVDLHRLEVRSLRVEGAKVARWSHRGSRLRIRLTHALPAGEPLLLTIAYRGNPGTMPGPDGPAGWEELTDGVLVAAQPHGAPTWFPCNDRMADKARYRIRVETDPAYRVVANGILVSHKSVGRRAEWVHEQREPMAPYLATLQIGRYDAEPQTGAPVPTWLVGPPARMQSVREALADQPRMLEVFTSLFGPYPFERYTAVVTDDPLEIPLESQSLSTFGTNHLSRDWSAQRLIAHELSHQWFGNAVTAASLADIWLHEGFACYAEWLWSQASGRTTLRQEAARHHDGLARKPQDLVLTDPGADRVFDDRVYKRGALTLHALHLTLGDEMFFDVLRTWVDTHRYEVVTTADFEACVESVSGSPHRELFDAWLRREELPELPPQQG from the coding sequence GTGACCGGCTCCGACCCCTACCTGCCCGGTCACGGCGACGACCGGTACCAGGTCGAGCACTACGCCCTCGACCTGCGCTACAAGCCGCTCGGCAACCACCTCGAGGGCCGCGCCGAGCTCTCGGTGCGGGCCGTGGTCGACCTCACCGACCTCGTCGTCGACCTGCACCGCCTCGAGGTGCGCAGCCTGCGCGTCGAGGGCGCCAAGGTGGCCCGCTGGTCGCACCGGGGCTCGCGGTTGCGAATCCGCCTCACCCATGCCCTGCCTGCCGGTGAGCCGCTGCTGCTCACCATCGCCTACCGGGGCAACCCCGGCACGATGCCCGGCCCCGACGGCCCGGCCGGCTGGGAGGAGCTCACCGACGGGGTGCTCGTCGCCGCCCAACCGCACGGCGCCCCGACCTGGTTCCCCTGCAACGACCGGATGGCCGACAAGGCCCGCTACCGCATCCGCGTCGAGACCGACCCCGCCTACCGGGTCGTCGCGAACGGCATCCTCGTCAGTCACAAGAGCGTCGGGCGCCGCGCCGAGTGGGTGCACGAGCAGCGCGAACCCATGGCCCCGTACCTCGCGACCCTCCAGATCGGCCGCTACGACGCCGAGCCCCAGACGGGCGCTCCGGTGCCGACGTGGCTCGTCGGGCCGCCGGCGCGCATGCAGTCGGTGCGTGAGGCGCTCGCCGACCAGCCGCGCATGCTCGAGGTGTTCACCTCGCTGTTCGGCCCGTACCCGTTCGAGCGCTACACCGCCGTCGTCACCGACGACCCGCTGGAGATCCCCCTCGAGTCGCAGTCGCTGTCGACGTTCGGCACCAACCACCTCAGCCGGGACTGGTCGGCGCAGCGGCTCATCGCGCACGAGCTGTCGCACCAGTGGTTCGGCAACGCCGTCACCGCCGCCTCGCTGGCCGACATCTGGCTGCACGAGGGATTCGCCTGCTATGCCGAGTGGTTGTGGTCGCAGGCGTCCGGGCGCACGACGCTCAGGCAGGAGGCCGCCCGCCACCACGACGGGCTCGCCCGCAAGCCCCAGGACCTCGTGCTCACCGACCCCGGAGCCGACCGCGTCTTCGACGACCGGGTCTACAAGCGGGGGGCGCTGACCCTGCACGCCCTGCACCTGACCCTCGGTGACGAGATGTTCTTCGACGTGCTGCGCACCTGGGTCGACACCCACCGCTACGAGGTCGTCACGACCGCCGACTTCGAGGCGTGCGTCGAGTCGGTCAGCGGCTCGCCGCACCGCGAGCTGTTCGACGCGTGGCTGCGTCGCGAGGAACTTCCCGAGCTGCCACCGCAGCAAGGGTGA
- a CDS encoding virulence factor: MHAIAEIQVTWWCGLPSLVVARDGDDVVKVPLPPRFQEAIDEAAMRLGAVDSTAYLEGWTRTPWEETSGDLAAAADEAVRGFEEQWGDEAIAAYLDAIGPAQG, encoded by the coding sequence ATGCACGCCATTGCTGAGATCCAGGTGACCTGGTGGTGTGGCCTCCCCTCCCTCGTGGTCGCCCGCGACGGAGACGACGTGGTCAAGGTGCCGCTGCCGCCGCGCTTCCAGGAGGCGATCGACGAGGCCGCCATGCGCCTCGGCGCGGTCGACAGCACCGCCTACCTCGAGGGCTGGACCCGCACGCCGTGGGAGGAGACCAGCGGTGACCTCGCCGCCGCCGCCGACGAGGCCGTGCGCGGCTTCGAGGAGCAGTGGGGGGACGAGGCGATCGCGGCCTACCTCGACGCCATCGGGCCGGCCCAAGGCTGA
- a CDS encoding NAD(P)-dependent alcohol dehydrogenase, protein MKAVVYDRYGPPSVLRVVDVPVPTPGAGQVLVEVVATSMNLSDWECLVGRPAYARIGGLRRPARPVLGSDIAGRVAAVGPGVTRFSPGDEVYGDNLGLKGGFAQFAVAPESVLAPKPASLTFAQASTLPQAGPIALQGTAGARPGSRVAVNGAGGGSGSLAVQLAKAAGAHVTAVDNAGKLDFLRSLGADAVVDHRVEDVTRLGSFDLVLDLVAHRSVRDYRRALAPGGEYLAVGGSVSTMLRLLTAGTVLGRASGRRLGVLAVKPGPEHFIPLEARCSSGEVRIHIDREVPFDEVPEALASVGEGRVLGKVVVTP, encoded by the coding sequence ATGAAGGCCGTCGTGTACGACCGGTACGGTCCGCCGTCAGTGCTGCGCGTGGTTGACGTGCCCGTGCCGACACCGGGGGCCGGTCAGGTGCTCGTCGAGGTGGTGGCCACGTCGATGAATCTCTCCGACTGGGAGTGCCTCGTCGGCCGCCCGGCGTATGCCCGCATCGGTGGGCTGCGGCGCCCGGCGCGGCCGGTGCTCGGTTCGGACATCGCCGGGAGGGTGGCGGCGGTGGGCCCGGGGGTGACCCGGTTCAGCCCGGGTGACGAGGTCTACGGGGACAACCTCGGCCTCAAGGGCGGCTTCGCGCAGTTCGCGGTGGCACCCGAGTCGGTGCTCGCCCCCAAGCCCGCGTCACTGACCTTCGCCCAGGCGTCGACGCTGCCGCAGGCCGGTCCCATCGCGCTCCAGGGAACGGCCGGGGCTCGGCCGGGGTCGCGGGTGGCCGTCAACGGGGCGGGCGGTGGCTCGGGTTCGCTCGCCGTGCAGCTGGCCAAGGCCGCGGGAGCGCACGTCACAGCCGTCGACAACGCCGGGAAGCTCGACTTCCTGCGGTCGCTGGGTGCTGACGCGGTCGTCGACCATCGGGTGGAGGACGTCACCAGGCTCGGGTCTTTCGACCTCGTGCTCGACCTCGTCGCACACCGCTCGGTGCGTGACTACCGCCGCGCCCTCGCACCCGGCGGCGAGTACCTCGCGGTGGGCGGCTCGGTGTCCACGATGCTGCGCCTGCTGACGGCCGGAACCGTGCTGGGGCGGGCAAGTGGTCGGCGACTCGGCGTGCTAGCCGTCAAGCCCGGGCCGGAGCACTTCATCCCCCTCGAGGCCCGCTGCTCCTCCGGAGAGGTGCGCATCCACATCGACCGCGAGGTCCCATTCGACGAGGTCCCAGAGGCGCTGGCGTCCGTCGGCGAGGGCCGGGTGCTCGGCAAGGTCGTCGTGACGCCGTAG
- a CDS encoding 4'-phosphopantetheinyl transferase family protein, which produces MPPRRSAGEPLALPAVWRIGWGVTTGAADPAILYPAEAALVTRALPERVAEFATGRECARTALREIGVVTSDHPILADPHGAPLWPAGVIGSITHTAGWTGAVAARQGTGVRGHRTGLASIGLDAEVMAPLPDGVLDVVATSPERAELHLLDKSHPGTPWDTLLFAAKEATYKAWYPLTGVVLHHEQVRVQLTADGTFRAEASDGIRMPLRVQGRWRAGPDVVLTLAAVAAREVPRDAATRRTARGAASR; this is translated from the coding sequence ATGCCGCCACGTCGTTCCGCAGGCGAACCGCTCGCGCTCCCGGCGGTGTGGCGGATCGGGTGGGGCGTGACGACCGGGGCGGCCGACCCCGCCATCCTGTACCCGGCTGAAGCAGCCCTTGTCACCCGTGCCCTCCCGGAACGCGTGGCCGAGTTCGCCACGGGACGCGAGTGCGCACGAACCGCCCTGCGCGAGATCGGGGTCGTGACGTCTGACCACCCGATCCTGGCCGACCCCCACGGCGCCCCGCTGTGGCCGGCCGGGGTCATCGGCAGCATCACCCACACCGCGGGCTGGACCGGCGCCGTCGCGGCCCGACAGGGCACGGGCGTGAGGGGGCATCGCACCGGCCTCGCCTCGATCGGCCTGGACGCCGAGGTGATGGCGCCTTTGCCCGACGGGGTGCTCGACGTCGTCGCGACATCGCCCGAACGCGCTGAGCTGCACCTCCTCGACAAGAGCCACCCCGGCACCCCTTGGGACACCCTGCTCTTCGCCGCCAAGGAGGCCACCTACAAGGCGTGGTACCCGCTGACCGGGGTGGTGCTGCACCACGAGCAGGTGCGAGTCCAGCTCACCGCCGACGGCACCTTCCGCGCGGAGGCGAGTGACGGCATCCGGATGCCGTTGCGTGTGCAGGGGCGGTGGCGCGCCGGTCCCGACGTGGTGCTCACCCTTGCTGCGGTGGCAGCTCGGGAAGTTCCTCGCGACGCAGCCACGCGTCGAACAGCTCGCGGTGCGGCGAGCCGCTGA